A stretch of Fulvia fulva chromosome 4, complete sequence DNA encodes these proteins:
- a CDS encoding Cholinesterase, which yields MPSDHTPILTHPNLGRIRGIQVTQHLTEFHSLPYALIPQRFARSQPLNRYPGSDDSSRIYDATKIRPCSIQPLNSTQKDVDSNQLPTKDIIDGEQDQSEDCLRLTITVPTINLTEDEQAKLPVLIFLHGESKPLVFVSVNYRLGASGFFHSSEAPDLVPANNGLHDQIRAFEWVREHISGFGGDSDNVTAMGQSAGGESLSLHNISGIAAPLYNRSIALAGTPNFRHQAMKLGIATNGSRSSEDIAKTMIDTPGDKIRDLNFVGAPCTSSEILPYDRPTMELSASGPQTTVKWLESQIVSAAGYDGSISWIITKNNPKRKDHARSFKAIAVDVLGQGLAVELCELYGINDRISDDDTLTEICQFESDMSFIRAAEAVAEAIRLTESVPRDAGTRQIFSTHTWDIVALLGAYDERLSEDYDSVVEECRSKIIGYCVTGQEPWSAVQDSEAMSVSKSGLNVVDVNSLPGSERKRELDRIASAAKGDSGHDLLWEGVYRRWLDQGE from the exons ATGCCTTCAGATCACACCCCCATTCTAACCCACCCCAATCTAGGCAGAATCCGCGGCATCCAAGTCACACAGCACCTGACCGAGTTCCACTCCCTCCCATACGCCCTCATACCCCAGCGCTTCGCCCGTTCCCAGCCCCTAAACCGCTACCCAGGAAGCGACGACAGCAGTAGGATCTACGACGCAACCAAAATCAGACCATGCAGTATCCAACCCCTCAACTCCACCCAAAAGGACGTCGACTCAAACCAGCTACCCACCAAAGACATCATCGACGGGGAGCAGGATCAAAGCGAAGACTGTCTGCGGCTAACAATCACGGTCCCAACGATAAATCTGACAGAAGATGAGCAGGCGAAACTCCCAGTCCTGATCTTTTTGCACGGCG AGTCCAAGCCATTGGTCTTCGTGTCTGTGAACTATCGGCTTGGGGCTTCGGGGTTCTTTCATTCTTCAGAGGCTCCGGATTTGGTGCCTGCGAATAATGGTCTTCATGATCAGATTCGTGCGTTCGAGTGGGTCAGGGAGCATATTTCTGGCTTCGGTGGTGATTCGGACAATGTCACAGCCATGGGGCAGTCTGCTGGTGGCGAGTCTTTGTCGCTGCATAACATCAGTGGTATTGCTGCGCCGCTGTATAATCGGAGTATTGCCTTAGCCGGTACGCCT AACTTCCGCCACCAAGCGATGAAACTTGGGATTGCGACGAATGGGAGCCGGAGTAGTGAGGATATCGCAAAAACCATGATCGACACCCCAGGGGACAAGATCCGGGATCTCAACTTCGTCGGCGCGCCTTGTACCTCGAGTGAGATCCTGCCATATGATAGACCGACCATGGAGCTTAGTGCCTCAGGACCGCAGACTACTGTGAAGTGGCTTGAGAGCCAGATTGTCAGTGCTGCAGGCTATGATGGAAGTATCAGCTGGATCATCACGAAGAACAACCCGAAGCGGAAAGACCATGCCAGGAGTTTCAAAGCCATTGCTGTGGATGTGCTTGGTCAGGGCCTGGCCGTGGAACTGTGCGAGTTGTATGGCATCAACGACCGCATTTCGGACGATGATACCTTGACCGAGATATGCCAGTTCGAAAGTGACATGAGTTTCATCCGCGCGGCTGAAGCAGTGGCGGAGG CTATTCGACTTACCGAATCCGTTCCCAGGGATGCTGGAACCCGGCAAATTTTTTCGACGCACACCTGGGATATTGTGGCGCTTCTCGGAGCGTACGACGAGCGGCTGAGTGAGGATTATGATAGTGTCGTGGAGGAGTGTAGGAGCAAGATCATCGGATACTGCGTGACGGGTCAAGAGCCTTGGAGTGCTGTGCAGGACAGCGAGGCCATGTCTGTCAGTAAGAGCGGCCTCAATGTGGTCGATGTCAACTCCTTGCCGGGTTCAGAACGGAAACGAGAGCTCGATAGAATTGCCTCTGCCGCGAAGGGAGACAGTGGACATGATCTTCTGTGGGAAGGCGTTTATAGGCGCTGGCTGGATCAGGGTGAATAG
- a CDS encoding putative UTP--glucose-1-phosphate uridylyltransferase, whose translation MASAIKNALPAHLKPTNGSADDRHHGKSQSHVAFENTSTSVAASQMRNALNNLSDSVKDPQEKKRFETEMDNFFALFRRYLNDKAKGNEVDWNKINPPKPEQVVDYNSLSNSESVEFLSKLAVLKLNGGLGTSMGCVGPKSVIEVRDGMSFLDLSVRQIEYLNRTYDVNVPFVLMNSFNTDSDTASIIKKYEGHNIDIMTFNQSRYPRILKDSLLPAPKSFDSPITDWYPPGHGDVFESLYNSGILDKLLDRGIEILFLSNADNLGAVVDLNILQHMVETRSEYIMELTDKTKADVKGGTIIDYEGQARLLEIAQVPKQYVNEFKSIKKFKYFNTNNIWMNLRAVKRIVEGNELSMEIIPNGKSIPADKKGEADVSIIQLETAVGAAIRHFQNAHGVNVPRRRFLPVKTCSDLMLVKSDLYTLKHGQLVMDPNRFGPSPLIKLGNDFKKVSNFQSRIPSIPKILELDHLTITGAVNLGRGVVCKGTVIIVATEGQTIDIPPGSVLENVVVQGSLRLLEH comes from the exons ATGGCCTCCGCCATTAAGAACGCGCTCCCTGCGCACTTGAAGCCAACCAATGGCTCCGCCGACGACCGTCACCACGGCAAGTCTCAGTCCCATGTG GCATTCGAGAACACCAGCACATCTGTTGCAGCATCGCAGATGCGCAATGCACTCAACAACCTGAGCGACTCGGTCAAGGACCCCCAGGAGAAGAAG CGCTTCGAGACTGAGATGGACAACTTCTTCGCTCTCTTCCGCCGCTACCTGAACGACAAGGCCAAGGGTAACGAGGTCGACTGGAACAAGATCAATCCACCGAAGCCAGAGCAGGTTGTTGACTATAACAGCCTCAGCAACTCCGAGTCTGTCGAATTCCTTAGCAAGCTCGCAGTCCTCAAGCTCAATGGTGGTCTTGGTACCTCCATGGGTTGTGTTGGCCCAAAGTCGGTCATTGAGGTCCGTGACGGCATGTCCTTCCTCGACCTGTCCGTCCGCCAGATCGAGTACCTCAACCGCACATACGATGTTAACGTCCCATTCGTGCTCATGAACTCGTTCAACACCGACTCCGACACCGCCTCGATCATCAAGAAGTACGAGGGCCACAACATCGACATCATGACCTTCAACCAGTCCCGCTACCCACGTATCCTCAAGGACTCGCTCCTCCCAGCACCAAAGTCATTCGACTCGCCAATCACCGACTGGTACCCACCAGGCCACGGTGACGTTTTCGAGTCCCTCTACAACTCCGGTATCCTCGACAAGCTCCTCGACCGCGGTATCGAAATCCTCTTCCTCTCGAACGCCGACAACCTCGGCGCCGTTGTCGACCTGAACATCCTCCAGCATATGGTTGAGACAAGATCAGAGTACATCATGGAGTTGACGGACAAGACCAAGGCTGATGTCAAGGGTGGTACCATCATTGACTACGAGGGCCAGGCTCGTCTGCTCGAAATCGCCCAGGTTCCAAAGCAGTACGTCAATGAGTTCAAGAGCATCAAGAAGTTCAAGTACTTCAACACCAACAACATCTGGATGAACCTGCGTGCAGTCAAGCGCATCGTTGAGGGCAACGAGCTCAGCATGGAGATTATCCCCAACGGCAAGAGCATTCCAGCCGACAAGAAGGGCGAGGCCGATGTTAGCATTATCCAGCTCGAGACTGCTGTTGGTGCCGCCATCCGTCACTTCCAGAACGCACATGGTGTCAACGTGCCACGTCGTCGTTTCTTGCCAGTCAAGACTTGCTCCGACCTGATGCTCGTCAAGTCGGATCTGTACACGCTCAAGCACGGCCAGCTCGTAATGGACCCCAACCGATTCGGCCCATCCCCACTCATCAAGCTCGGCAACGACTTCAAGAAGGTGTCGAACTTCCAGAGCCGCATCCCATCGATCCCCAAGATCCTCGAGCTCGACCACTTGACCATCACTGGTGCCGTCAACCTCGGCCGTGGTGTCGTCTGCAAGGGTACCGTCATCATCGTGGCCACGGAGGGTCAGACCATCGACATCCCACCTGGCTCGGTCCTCGAGAATGTGGTGGTGCAGGGTTCGCTCCGCCTGCTCGAGCACTAA
- a CDS encoding Heat shock protein sti1, with amino-acid sequence MSDSKRQRTNEWPDKMSADELKAEGNKLFAAKDFEGAVEKFSQAIEADPSNHVLYSNRSGAYASLKQYQQALEDATKTTELKGDWSKGWGRKGAALHGTGDLMGAVQAFDEALKLDPNNAQAKSGRAAAERAIESEAKADGIDPSGGLGNMFNDPKLFEKLAANPKTSGLLGDSAFMQKLNNMKNNPQGMQQEMFSDPRFLQVMSVLLGIDMSFNPTDNADGAAKKFQEEHDAGEDVPMPDARPQSQAPKKEPEPEPEPEDEEAKEKKQKKAEADKEKALGTENYKKKNFDEAIAHYTKASELYPDDITYLTNLGAAQFEKGDYDAAIEACNKAIEHGREILADFKLIAKAFGRIGSSYEKKGDLANAVEYYSRSLTEHRTPDILAKLRAAEKTKILNEKNAYIDPQKAEEARELGNQKFKDQDWPAAVEAYTEMTKRAPEDPRGYSNRAACLIKLLTFPSAVSDCDEAIKRDPKFIRAYLRKAQALFAMKEFNKCLDVCAEALKHDTDGKNAREIDQQSQKALSAQFSSREGETEEQAQERIQRDPDIMAILQDPVMQSILQQAKGDPAALHDHMKNPDIQMKVQKLIAAGVIRLGR; translated from the exons ATGAGCGATTCGAAACGACAAAGGACAAACGAGTGGCCAGACAAAATGAGCGCAGACGAGCTAAAGGCCGAGGGCAACAAGCTGTTTGCTGCGAAGGACTTTGAGGGTGCGGTTGAGAAGTTTTCACAGGCGATTGAGGCTGATCC ATCCAACCACGTCCTCTACTCGAACCGATCCGGCGCATACGCTTCACTCAAGCAGTATCAGCAAGCACTCGAAGATGCTACCAAGACGACGGAGCTCAAGGGTGACTGGTCAAAAGGATGGGGACGCAAAGGTGCAGCACTACACGGAACAGGTGATTTGATGGGCGCAGTACAAGCGTTCGATGAGGCATTGAAGCTTGACCCAAACAATGCTCAGGCCAAGTCTGGTCGTGCGGCTGCTGAGCGAGCAATCGAGTCAGAGGCCAAGGCAGATGGTATTGACCCGAGCGGAGGTCTGGGCAACATGTTCAACGACCCGAAGCTGTTCGAGAAGCTGGCTGCCAACCCAAAGACGAGCGGACTGCTGGGCGATTCGGCGTTCATGCAGAAGCTGAACAACATGAAGAACAACCCACAAGGCATGCAGCAGGAGATGTTCTCAGACCCACGATTCTTGCAGGTCATGAGCGTGCTGCTGGGCATCGATATGAGCTTCAACCCAACCGACAATGCGGACGGTGCTGCGAAGAAGTTCCAGGAAGAGCACGATGCTGGTGAGGATGTGCCAATGCCAGACGCGAGACCTCAGTCGCAAGCGCCAAAGAAAGAGCCTGAGCCTGAGCCCGAGCCAGAGGACGAGGAGGCCAAGGAGAAGAAGCAGAAGAAGGCTGAGGCCGATAAGGAGAAGGCATTGGGCACGGAGAACTACAAGAAGAAGAACTTCGACGAGGCCATTGCACACTACACCAAGGCATCAGAGCTCTACCCGGACGACATCACATACCTCACCAACCTCGGTGCTGCACAATTCGAGAAGGGCGACTACGACGCTGCTATCGAAGCCTGCAACAAGGCCATCGAGCACGGCAGAGAGATCCTCGCCGACTTCAAGCTCATCGCCAAGGCTTTTGGTCGCATTGGAAGCTCGTACGAGAAGAAGGGCGACCTGGCTAACGCCGTCGAGTACTACTCCCGCTCTCTTACTGAGCACCGCACACCCGACATTCTCGCCAAGCTCCGCGCCGCCGAGAAGACCAAGATCCTCAACGAGAAGAACGCATACATCGACCCGCAAAAGGCAGAAGAGGCCCGCGAGCTCGGCAACCAGAAGTTCAAGGACCAGGACTGGCCCGCGGCAGTCGAAGCCTACACCGAGATGACCAAGCGTGCACCGGAAGACCCACGCGGCTACTCTAACCGCGCCGCCTGCCTGATCAAACTCCTCACCTTCCCCTCCGCCGTCTCAGACTGCGACGAAGCCATCAAGCGCGACCCCAAGTTCATCCGTGCATACCTCCGTAAAGCACAAGCTCTCTTCGCCATGAAGGAGTTCAACAAGTGTCTCGACGTCTGCGCTGAGGCATTGAAGCACGATACTGATGGCAAGAACGCCCGCGAGATCGACCAGCAGAGCCAGAAGGCGTTGTCGGCGCAATTCTCGAGCCGCGAGGGCGAGACGGAAGAGCAGGCACAGGAGCGTATCCAGAGAGACCCGGATATCATGGCGATTCTGCAGGATCCAGTTATGCAGAGTATTCTGCAGCAGGCGAAGGGTGATCCGGCGGCGTTGCATGATCATATGAAGAATCCGGATATTCAGATGAAGGTGCAGAAGTTGATTGCTGCTGGTGTCATTCGGTTGGGGAGGTAG